A single region of the Pelobates fuscus isolate aPelFus1 chromosome 4, aPelFus1.pri, whole genome shotgun sequence genome encodes:
- the VIRMA gene encoding protein virilizer homolog isoform X1: MAGDSAMELLFLDTFKHQNTEHGSNVDVVRFPRVVYINEVRVIPPGVRAHSSLPDSRAYGETSPHTFHLDLFFNNVSKPSATVFDRLGSLDYDEGSAIIFRPNAKVNTDGLVLKGWYNCLTLAIYGSVDRVVISHDRDSPPPPPPPPPPPQLQQLVMKRNPKHVEEDKEDQFNGSPPRPQPRGPRTPPGPPPPDDDDDDDEPMPVSGGDKEDDGEQREGYFEPISPDRVSIRPEGTYSDEDDVDDDEDDDGQDDVDEDDDDEDDDNDDLNAEEEEEDEEDEDGQTEDSIADEDDEDEGDDEEIEGDDGYELISSDEDVIADFEREAFKYPSFDIDYTPEDLASVPTMAYDPYDRDFGPLLYFSCPYRTAFENELYRLQEQDLEKESPEVAETSVKLTQLLELYQDDRGAKWVTALEEVPSLIVKGLSYLQLKEPGRDHLSQLVDWAMQALDLQLALQQPIALNVRQLKAGTKLVSSLAECGTRAVEFLLNGDIISKLYNLLFAEHVSSSLKLNAFKSLDSLISTTEGMEAFLKNPSVQGKSGYQKLLELILRDQTVRVFTACSAVIQKCHFYEILLDMKKTGDQLADSTLPLPSSEDTESVLDHDAEVQMDMDNFLEASNISEGDLEKLVAFLNEILHLLETAPHAMIQPPVKSFPTSARITGPSERDDPYPILFRYLHSQQFMESATLFLSLPATSCHPGVISTLREILRFLTQSQKGLLFLLFENESTNLIARALCQASEQDQEENIQSDASSEDPCALWLLHATQALQYISELFHHFQHCEASEEADHANLLGILHSLYLISFNPIGRSAVAHVFSLEKNLQCLITLMEFCSKEALGDTKSKKSVAYNYACLLVLLVVQTANDVQTLESHSASLLKLCKADENNIKLQELAKWLEPSKSIRFEINCIPGLIDYIKQNLDNLMTPEGVGLLTALRILCFVACPPNPVEGQQKDLKWNLAVIQLFSAEGLDTFIRILQKLNGILIQPWRLHVNLGTTLYRAITISVARCTLTLLKTMLTELLRGGSFEFKDMRVPSTLVTLHMLLCSIPLSGRLDGEEQKIQGDIIDILLTFTQGVNEQLTISEETLANNTWSLMLKEVLSSVLKAPEGFFSGLIILSELLPLPLPMQTTQLIEPGDVAVALNTRKLWSMHLHVHSKLLQDIVRAISGTSCQPLQHTIRRICIQLCDLASPTALLIMRTVLDLIVEELQSGPEEKEKQFIGQTARLLALLDSLASYRACKVAILHLINGGKGDERYLELFQELLTLMKSSSDNIIQQQCAEYVASIVQYLCDQDIALILPSSIELNVSELDRLSNSLPSKDILPSICNSLIEALINSDSSFTALLTCVRTMMFLSEHDYVFYHLKNSIRRHSNALHILLKRISCGFGKDTGELASLFLDFMRQILNSDSIACGEESGMMEVDSSHPSKTMGLSPAELRHLLTNKEEPVERLFLDLEKVVLDQCKEDDTLETLLDSIGSLRHILESAKDPVPLGDQDVEPVLPPADSLQNLFNNRTVYILADVMDEQLKSLSFSPFQPDDADADLDMVKVDLIDLSGKCCSEFDLKGELERSFLLEPSSPGRTKITKGFKLGKHKHETFITSGKSEYIEPAKRAHFVPLPRGRGRGGFGQGMRPHDLFRQRKQNTSRPPSMHVDDFVAAERKEVAPPVGIPPPKRLPKVTQKVSSRGGFLGNRGGGRGTFHNQSRFFTPPAPKVNYSRREGTRILNWNAQTTPRGTYVESRGAQSNFDRGNLPPLRQSSTGYRPNPRDRTVRGRGGIGPSWANATNSGNSSRGKFLGGNGSRGRHVRSFTR; encoded by the exons ATGGCGGGGGATTCTGCAATGGAGCTGCTGTTCCTGGACACTTTTAAACACCAGAACACGGAG CACGGTAGCAATGTGGATGTTGTTCGATTTCCACGTGTTGTATACATCAATGAAGTCCGTGTCATCCCACCAGGAGTCAGAGCACATAGCAGCTTACCAGACAGCAGGGCATATGG AGAGACCTCACCGCACACATTTCATTTGGATTTGTTCTTCAATAATGTCAGCAAGCCAAGTGCGACTGTGTTTGACAGGCTCGGGAG TCTGGACTATGACGAAGGCAGTGCTATCATATTCAGACCAAATGCAAAG GTTAATACAGATGGCCTAGTGCTTAAGGGGTGGTATAACTGCCTTACGCTAGCTATCTATGGGTCCGTAGACAGAGTTGTCATAAGCCATGACCGGGATTCTCCTCCACCGCCCCCACCCCCACCGCCTCCTCCTCAACTTCAGCAGCTAGTCATGAAAAGAAACCCAAAGCATG TTGAAGAAGACAAAGAAGATCAATTCAATGGTAGTCCACCTAGGCCTCAGCCACGGGGGCCTCGCACTCCCCCCGGGCCGCCGCCACCTGATGACGATGATGATGATGACGAGCCTATGCCAGTTTCAG GTGGTGATAAGGAAGATGATGGAGAACAGAGAGAAGGCTACTTTGAACCCATATCTCCTGATCGAGTGTCCATTCGCCCTGAAGGCACCTACTCTGATGAAGATGATGTTGACGATGACGAAGATGATGATGGTCAAGATGACGTCGatgaagatgatgatgatgaagacGACGACAATGATGACCTTAATGcagaggaagaagaagaggatGAAGAAGATGAAGATGGGCAGACTGAGGACAGTATAGCTGATGAAGATGATGAAGACGAGGGAGACGATGAGGAAATTGAAG GAGATGATGGCTATGAACTGATCTCAAGCGATGAGGATGTGATTGCAGACTTTGAGCGTGAAGCATTTAAGTACCCAAGCTTTGACATTGATTACACTCCTGAGGATTTAGCCTCTGTGCCCACCATGGCCTATGATCCTTATGATAGGGACTTTGGCCCTTTACTGTACTTTAGCTGTCCATACAGGACTGCTTTTGAGAATGAGCTCTACAGGCTTCAGGAGCAAGATCTAGAAAAGGAAAGCCCTGAGGTTGCAGAAACTTCTGTTAAGCTCACACAACTTCTTGAACTGTATCAAGATGACAGAGGAGCAAAATGGGTTACTGCTTTAGAAGAGGTACCCAGTCTTATTGTGAAGGGATTGAGTTATTTGCAACTTAAAGAACCTGGACGCGATCATCTTAGTCAGTTAGTTGATTGGGCAATGCAAGCGCTGGACTTGCAGCTAGCTCTACAGCAGCCCATAGCCTTGAATGTCCGACAACTCAAAGCAGGCACCAAGTTGGTATCCTCTTTAGCAGAGTGTGGTACCCGAGCTGTAGAATTTCTTCTAAATGGAGACATCATAAGCAAACTGTATAATTTGCTTTTTGCTGAGCATGTATCCTCCTCTTTAAAGCTGAATGCTTTTAAATCACTGGACAGCCTCATCAGTACAACCGAGGGAATGGAAGCCTTTTTAAAAAATCCTTCTGTGCAAGGGAAGAGCGGTTACCAGAAACTGTTAGAACTCATTTTACGGGATCAAACTGTGAGGGTGTTCACTGCCTGCTCTGCTGTTATTCAGAAATGCCACTTCTATGAAATCCTTTTGGACATGAAGAAAACTGGGGACCAACTTGCTGATAGCACACTGCCTCTTCCCAGCTCTGAAGACACAGAATCTGTCCTAGACCATGATGCTGAGGTTCAAATGGATATGGATAATTTTCTAGAGGCCTCTAATATAAGTGAAGGAGACTTGGAAAAACTGGTTGCATTTCTTAATGAAATTTTACATCTTCTGGAAACTGCTCCTCACGCTATGATTCAGCCACCTGTAAAATCCTTTCCAACAAGTGCTCGGATTACTGGACCATCTGAAAGAGACGATCCCTATCCTATCTTGTTTCG GTACCTTCACAGCCAGCAGTTTATGGAGTCTGCCACAttgttcctctctctccctgcaACTAGTTGTCATCCTGGAGTGATCAGCACCCTTAGGGAAATACTCAGGTTTCTGACACAGTCACAGAAAGGTCTTCTTTTCCTATTATTTGAGAATGAGTCGACCAACCTTATAGCCCGAGCACTTTGCCAGGCCTCCGAGCAGGACCAAGAGGAGAATATACAATCAGATGCAAGTAGTGAGGACCCATGTGCTCTTTGGCTCCTGCATGCCACGCAGGCTCTGCAGTACATCTCTGAGCTCTTTCACCATTTCCAGCACTGTGAAGCCAGTGAAGAGGCCGACCATGCCAATCTCCTGGGAATCCTACACAGCCTTTACCTCATCAGCTTCAACCCCATCGGGAGGTCGGCTGTTGCCCATGTCTTTAGCCTTGAGAAGAACCTGCAGTGTCTCATAACTCTCATGGAGTTTTgctctaaggaagctcttgg AGATACAAAATCCAAGAAGTCTGTTGCCTATAACTATGCATGTCTGCTTGTACTGCTGGTGGTCCAGACTGCTAATGATGTACAGACATTGGAAAGTCATTCTGCCTCTCTTCTGAAGCTTTGCAAGGCAGacgaaaataatataaaactgcAAG AGCTTGCCAAATGGTTAGAACCATCAAAAAGTATTCGATTTGAGATAAACTGCATCCCTGGCCTGATTGATTATATAAAGCAG AACTTGGACAACCTGATGACACCGGAAGGTGTTGGTCTCCTGACTGCTCTTCGAATTCTTTGTTTTGTTGCATGTCCTCCTAATCCTGTTGAAG GCCAGCAGAAAGACCTGAAGTGGAACCTTGCTGTTATTCAACTTTTTTCTGCTGAAGGCCTGGATACTTTCATCCGTATCCTGCAGAAGCTGAATGGTATCCTTATCCAACCATGGAGACTTCATGTCAACCTTGGAACCACACTCTACAGAGCTATCACCATTTCCGTGGCTCGTTGCACTCTTACTTTGCTTAAGACCATGTTAACTGAGCTTTTGAGGGGTGGCTCCTTTGAGTTTAAAGACATGAGGGTCCCATCTACCCTAGTTACTTTGCACATGCTGCTGTGCTCTATCCCCCTCTCTGgaaggctggatggagaggagcAGAAGATCCAGGGTGATATCATTGACATCCTGTTGACTTTTACCCAAGGCGTTAATGAACAGCTGACCATATCGGAGGAAACATTGGCCAATAACACTTGGTCTTTGATGCTTAAAGAAGTTCTTTCTTCTGTCTTAAAAGCTCCAGAAGGCTTTTTCTCTGGTCTTATCATATTGTCAGAACTTCTGCCCCTACCGCTTCCCATGCAAACCACCCAG CTTATTGAACCCGGGGATGTTGCAGTGGCCCTAAACACTAGAAAACTATGGAGTATGCATCTACATGTGCATTCAAAGCTTTTGCAGGACATTGTGAGGGCCATTTCTGGGACATCTTGCCAACCTCTGCAGCATACTATCAGACGCATCTGCATCCAGCTGTGTGATTTGGCTTCACCTACCGCTTTGCTGATCATGCGGACAGTACTGGATCTGATTGTAGAAGAGCTTCAAAG TGGTCCAGAGGAGAAGGAGAAGCAGTTTATTGGCCAGACCGCTCGTCTGCTTGCTCTCCTCGATTCGCTGGCTTCTTACAGAGCATGCAAAGTGGCCATATTACACCTGATAAATGGTGGCAAAGGGGATGAGCGCTACCTTGAACTTTTCCAGGAACTTCTGACTCTGATGAAATCTTCCAGCGACAACATCATTCAACAACAGTGCGCGGAATATGTAGCATCCATTGTGCAATATCTCTGTGACCAG GATATTGCCCTTATTTTACCAAGCTCAATAGAGCTAAATGTGTCAGAGTTGGACCGACTTTCCAATTCTTTACCAAGTAAAGATATCCTGCCCTCCATCTGTAACAGCTTGATAGAGGCTTTAATCAACAGTGACAGCAGTTTTACCGCTCTACTCACCTGTGTCAGAACCATGATGTTCCTTTCAGAACACGACTATGTTTTTTATCATTTGAAGAA CTCTATCCGGCGACACAGCAATGCATTGCACATCCTATTGAAACGCATTTCTTGTGGCTTTGGAAAAGACACTGGTGAGCTGGCATCTTTATTCCTGGACTTCATGAGACAAATCCTAAACTCGGATTCCAta GCTTGTGGTGAAGAAAGTGGAATGATGGAAGTAGACTCTTCTCATCCTTCCAAGACAATGGGACTCAGCCCTGCGGAGTTAAGGCACTTACTCACCAACAAAGAAGAGCCTGTAGAGCGCTTGTTCTTGGATTTggaaaaagttgttttg GACCAATGTAAGGAAGATGACACCTTGGAGACTTTATTAGACAGCATAGGCAGTTTAAGACATATTTTGGAGTCCGCTAAAGATCCAGTGCCACTCGGTGATCAAGATGTAGAACCTGTGCTGCCCCCAGCGGACTCCCTGCAAAATCTGTTCAACAACAG GACCGTATATATATTGGCCGATGTAATGGATGAGCAACTGAAATCTTTGTCATTTTCACCATTCCAGCCTGATGACGCAGATGCAGATTTAGACATG GTGAAAGTTGACTTAATTGATCTCTCTGGCAAATGCTGTAGTGAGTTTGACTTAAAAGGAGAGTTGGAAAGATCGTTTTTGTTGGAGCCATCTTCACCTGGTCGGACAAAGATCACGAAAGGTTTTAAACTGGGAAAACACAAGCATGAAACATTTATTACAAG TGGAAAGTCTGAGTACATTGAGCCAGCAAAAAGAGCCCATTTTGTTCCTTTGCCACGTGGAAGAGGCCGAGGTGGATTTGGACAGGGAATGCGGCCACATGATCTTTTCCGTCAGAGGAAACAGAACACAAGCCGGCCACCTTCCATGCATGTGGATGATTTTGTAGCGGCTGAACGGAAAGAAGTGGCACCACCGGTTGGCATTCCTCCTCCCAAACGACTGCCAAAAGTGACTCAAAAGGTGTCCTCCCGTGGTGGGTTTCTTGGAAACAGAGGTGGTGGCAGAGGCACATTCCACAACCAAAGCAGGTTCTTCACTCCACCTGCTCCTAAAG TTAATTATAGCCGTCGGGAAGGAACTCGTATCCTCAACTGGAATGCACAAACAACGCCACGAGGCACTTATGTGGAAAGCAGAGGAGCACAAAGCAACTTTGACCGAGGAAACTTGCCTCCTCTTCGTCAAAGCTCTACAG gATACCGTCCAAATCCACGAGACAGGACTGTCAGAGGTCGTGGCGGCATTGGACCATCCTGGGCAAATGCTACGAATAGTGGGAATAGTTCACGGGGAAAATTTCTTGGTGGAAATGGCAGCAGGGGACGCCATGTACGGTCTTTTACTCGATAG
- the VIRMA gene encoding protein virilizer homolog isoform X2 codes for MAGDSAMELLFLDTFKHQNTEHGSNVDVVRFPRVVYINEVRVIPPGVRAHSSLPDSRAYGETSPHTFHLDLFFNNVSKPSATVFDRLGSLDYDEGSAIIFRPNAKVNTDGLVLKGWYNCLTLAIYGSVDRVVISHDRDSPPPPPPPPPPPQLQQLVMKRNPKHVEEDKEDQFNGSPPRPQPRGPRTPPGPPPPDDDDDDDEPMPVSGGDKEDDGEQREGYFEPISPDRVSIRPEGTYSDEDDVDDDEDDDGQDDVDEDDDDEDDDNDDLNAEEEEEDEEDEDGQTEDSIADEDDEDEGDDEEIEDSPKMQKRPLLQVPAVKMYGDDGYELISSDEDVIADFEREAFKYPSFDIDYTPEDLASVPTMAYDPYDRDFGPLLYFSCPYRTAFENELYRLQEQDLEKESPEVAETSVKLTQLLELYQDDRGAKWVTALEEVPSLIVKGLSYLQLKEPGRDHLSQLVDWAMQALDLQLALQQPIALNVRQLKAGTKLVSSLAECGTRAVEFLLNGDIISKLYNLLFAEHVSSSLKLNAFKSLDSLISTTEGMEAFLKNPSVQGKSGYQKLLELILRDQTVRVFTACSAVIQKCHFYEILLDMKKTGDQLADSTLPLPSSEDTESVLDHDAEVQMDMDNFLEASNISEGDLEKLVAFLNEILHLLETAPHAMIQPPVKSFPTSARITGPSERDDPYPILFRYLHSQQFMESATLFLSLPATSCHPGVISTLREILRFLTQSQKGLLFLLFENESTNLIARALCQASEQDQEENIQSDASSEDPCALWLLHATQALQYISELFHHFQHCEASEEADHANLLGILHSLYLISFNPIGRSAVAHVFSLEKNLQCLITLMEFCSKEALGDTKSKKSVAYNYACLLVLLVVQTANDVQTLESHSASLLKLCKADENNIKLQELAKWLEPSKSIRFEINCIPGLIDYIKQNLDNLMTPEGVGLLTALRILCFVACPPNPVEGQQKDLKWNLAVIQLFSAEGLDTFIRILQKLNGILIQPWRLHVNLGTTLYRAITISVARCTLTLLKTMLTELLRGGSFEFKDMRVPSTLVTLHMLLCSIPLSGRLDGEEQKIQGDIIDILLTFTQGVNEQLTISEETLANNTWSLMLKEVLSSVLKAPEGFFSGLIILSELLPLPLPMQTTQLIEPGDVAVALNTRKLWSMHLHVHSKLLQDIVRAISGTSCQPLQHTIRRICIQLCDLASPTALLIMRTVLDLIVEELQSGPEEKEKQFIGQTARLLALLDSLASYRACKVAILHLINGGKGDERYLELFQELLTLMKSSSDNIIQQQCAEYVASIVQYLCDQDIALILPSSIELNVSELDRLSNSLPSKDILPSICNSLIEALINSDSSFTALLTCVRTMMFLSEHDYVFYHLKNSIRRHSNALHILLKRISCGFGKDTGELASLFLDFMRQILNSDSIACGEESGMMEVDSSHPSKTMGLSPAELRHLLTNKEEPVERLFLDLEKVVLDQCKEDDTLETLLDSIGSLRHILESAKDPVPLGDQDVEPVLPPADSLQNLFNNRTVYILADVMDEQLKSLSFSPFQPDDADADLDMVKVDLIDLSGKCCSEFDLKGELERSFLLEPSSPGRTKITKGFKLGKHKHETFITSGKSEYIEPAKRAHFVPLPRGRGRGGFGQGMRPHDLFRQRKQNTSRPPSMHVDDFVAAERKEVAPPVGIPPPKRLPKVTQKVSSRGGFLGNRGGGRGTFHNQSRFFTPPAPKVNYSRREGTRILNWNAQTTPRGTYVESRGAQSNFDRGNLPPLRQSSTGYRPNPRDRTVRGRGGIGPSWANATNSGNSSRGKFLGGNGSRGRHVRSFTR; via the exons ATGGCGGGGGATTCTGCAATGGAGCTGCTGTTCCTGGACACTTTTAAACACCAGAACACGGAG CACGGTAGCAATGTGGATGTTGTTCGATTTCCACGTGTTGTATACATCAATGAAGTCCGTGTCATCCCACCAGGAGTCAGAGCACATAGCAGCTTACCAGACAGCAGGGCATATGG AGAGACCTCACCGCACACATTTCATTTGGATTTGTTCTTCAATAATGTCAGCAAGCCAAGTGCGACTGTGTTTGACAGGCTCGGGAG TCTGGACTATGACGAAGGCAGTGCTATCATATTCAGACCAAATGCAAAG GTTAATACAGATGGCCTAGTGCTTAAGGGGTGGTATAACTGCCTTACGCTAGCTATCTATGGGTCCGTAGACAGAGTTGTCATAAGCCATGACCGGGATTCTCCTCCACCGCCCCCACCCCCACCGCCTCCTCCTCAACTTCAGCAGCTAGTCATGAAAAGAAACCCAAAGCATG TTGAAGAAGACAAAGAAGATCAATTCAATGGTAGTCCACCTAGGCCTCAGCCACGGGGGCCTCGCACTCCCCCCGGGCCGCCGCCACCTGATGACGATGATGATGATGACGAGCCTATGCCAGTTTCAG GTGGTGATAAGGAAGATGATGGAGAACAGAGAGAAGGCTACTTTGAACCCATATCTCCTGATCGAGTGTCCATTCGCCCTGAAGGCACCTACTCTGATGAAGATGATGTTGACGATGACGAAGATGATGATGGTCAAGATGACGTCGatgaagatgatgatgatgaagacGACGACAATGATGACCTTAATGcagaggaagaagaagaggatGAAGAAGATGAAGATGGGCAGACTGAGGACAGTATAGCTGATGAAGATGATGAAGACGAGGGAGACGATGAGGAAATTGAAG ATTCCCCTAAAATGCAAAAGAGGCCACTCCTTCAAGTGCCTGCTGTGAAAATGTATG GAGATGATGGCTATGAACTGATCTCAAGCGATGAGGATGTGATTGCAGACTTTGAGCGTGAAGCATTTAAGTACCCAAGCTTTGACATTGATTACACTCCTGAGGATTTAGCCTCTGTGCCCACCATGGCCTATGATCCTTATGATAGGGACTTTGGCCCTTTACTGTACTTTAGCTGTCCATACAGGACTGCTTTTGAGAATGAGCTCTACAGGCTTCAGGAGCAAGATCTAGAAAAGGAAAGCCCTGAGGTTGCAGAAACTTCTGTTAAGCTCACACAACTTCTTGAACTGTATCAAGATGACAGAGGAGCAAAATGGGTTACTGCTTTAGAAGAGGTACCCAGTCTTATTGTGAAGGGATTGAGTTATTTGCAACTTAAAGAACCTGGACGCGATCATCTTAGTCAGTTAGTTGATTGGGCAATGCAAGCGCTGGACTTGCAGCTAGCTCTACAGCAGCCCATAGCCTTGAATGTCCGACAACTCAAAGCAGGCACCAAGTTGGTATCCTCTTTAGCAGAGTGTGGTACCCGAGCTGTAGAATTTCTTCTAAATGGAGACATCATAAGCAAACTGTATAATTTGCTTTTTGCTGAGCATGTATCCTCCTCTTTAAAGCTGAATGCTTTTAAATCACTGGACAGCCTCATCAGTACAACCGAGGGAATGGAAGCCTTTTTAAAAAATCCTTCTGTGCAAGGGAAGAGCGGTTACCAGAAACTGTTAGAACTCATTTTACGGGATCAAACTGTGAGGGTGTTCACTGCCTGCTCTGCTGTTATTCAGAAATGCCACTTCTATGAAATCCTTTTGGACATGAAGAAAACTGGGGACCAACTTGCTGATAGCACACTGCCTCTTCCCAGCTCTGAAGACACAGAATCTGTCCTAGACCATGATGCTGAGGTTCAAATGGATATGGATAATTTTCTAGAGGCCTCTAATATAAGTGAAGGAGACTTGGAAAAACTGGTTGCATTTCTTAATGAAATTTTACATCTTCTGGAAACTGCTCCTCACGCTATGATTCAGCCACCTGTAAAATCCTTTCCAACAAGTGCTCGGATTACTGGACCATCTGAAAGAGACGATCCCTATCCTATCTTGTTTCG GTACCTTCACAGCCAGCAGTTTATGGAGTCTGCCACAttgttcctctctctccctgcaACTAGTTGTCATCCTGGAGTGATCAGCACCCTTAGGGAAATACTCAGGTTTCTGACACAGTCACAGAAAGGTCTTCTTTTCCTATTATTTGAGAATGAGTCGACCAACCTTATAGCCCGAGCACTTTGCCAGGCCTCCGAGCAGGACCAAGAGGAGAATATACAATCAGATGCAAGTAGTGAGGACCCATGTGCTCTTTGGCTCCTGCATGCCACGCAGGCTCTGCAGTACATCTCTGAGCTCTTTCACCATTTCCAGCACTGTGAAGCCAGTGAAGAGGCCGACCATGCCAATCTCCTGGGAATCCTACACAGCCTTTACCTCATCAGCTTCAACCCCATCGGGAGGTCGGCTGTTGCCCATGTCTTTAGCCTTGAGAAGAACCTGCAGTGTCTCATAACTCTCATGGAGTTTTgctctaaggaagctcttgg AGATACAAAATCCAAGAAGTCTGTTGCCTATAACTATGCATGTCTGCTTGTACTGCTGGTGGTCCAGACTGCTAATGATGTACAGACATTGGAAAGTCATTCTGCCTCTCTTCTGAAGCTTTGCAAGGCAGacgaaaataatataaaactgcAAG AGCTTGCCAAATGGTTAGAACCATCAAAAAGTATTCGATTTGAGATAAACTGCATCCCTGGCCTGATTGATTATATAAAGCAG AACTTGGACAACCTGATGACACCGGAAGGTGTTGGTCTCCTGACTGCTCTTCGAATTCTTTGTTTTGTTGCATGTCCTCCTAATCCTGTTGAAG GCCAGCAGAAAGACCTGAAGTGGAACCTTGCTGTTATTCAACTTTTTTCTGCTGAAGGCCTGGATACTTTCATCCGTATCCTGCAGAAGCTGAATGGTATCCTTATCCAACCATGGAGACTTCATGTCAACCTTGGAACCACACTCTACAGAGCTATCACCATTTCCGTGGCTCGTTGCACTCTTACTTTGCTTAAGACCATGTTAACTGAGCTTTTGAGGGGTGGCTCCTTTGAGTTTAAAGACATGAGGGTCCCATCTACCCTAGTTACTTTGCACATGCTGCTGTGCTCTATCCCCCTCTCTGgaaggctggatggagaggagcAGAAGATCCAGGGTGATATCATTGACATCCTGTTGACTTTTACCCAAGGCGTTAATGAACAGCTGACCATATCGGAGGAAACATTGGCCAATAACACTTGGTCTTTGATGCTTAAAGAAGTTCTTTCTTCTGTCTTAAAAGCTCCAGAAGGCTTTTTCTCTGGTCTTATCATATTGTCAGAACTTCTGCCCCTACCGCTTCCCATGCAAACCACCCAG CTTATTGAACCCGGGGATGTTGCAGTGGCCCTAAACACTAGAAAACTATGGAGTATGCATCTACATGTGCATTCAAAGCTTTTGCAGGACATTGTGAGGGCCATTTCTGGGACATCTTGCCAACCTCTGCAGCATACTATCAGACGCATCTGCATCCAGCTGTGTGATTTGGCTTCACCTACCGCTTTGCTGATCATGCGGACAGTACTGGATCTGATTGTAGAAGAGCTTCAAAG TGGTCCAGAGGAGAAGGAGAAGCAGTTTATTGGCCAGACCGCTCGTCTGCTTGCTCTCCTCGATTCGCTGGCTTCTTACAGAGCATGCAAAGTGGCCATATTACACCTGATAAATGGTGGCAAAGGGGATGAGCGCTACCTTGAACTTTTCCAGGAACTTCTGACTCTGATGAAATCTTCCAGCGACAACATCATTCAACAACAGTGCGCGGAATATGTAGCATCCATTGTGCAATATCTCTGTGACCAG GATATTGCCCTTATTTTACCAAGCTCAATAGAGCTAAATGTGTCAGAGTTGGACCGACTTTCCAATTCTTTACCAAGTAAAGATATCCTGCCCTCCATCTGTAACAGCTTGATAGAGGCTTTAATCAACAGTGACAGCAGTTTTACCGCTCTACTCACCTGTGTCAGAACCATGATGTTCCTTTCAGAACACGACTATGTTTTTTATCATTTGAAGAA CTCTATCCGGCGACACAGCAATGCATTGCACATCCTATTGAAACGCATTTCTTGTGGCTTTGGAAAAGACACTGGTGAGCTGGCATCTTTATTCCTGGACTTCATGAGACAAATCCTAAACTCGGATTCCAta GCTTGTGGTGAAGAAAGTGGAATGATGGAAGTAGACTCTTCTCATCCTTCCAAGACAATGGGACTCAGCCCTGCGGAGTTAAGGCACTTACTCACCAACAAAGAAGAGCCTGTAGAGCGCTTGTTCTTGGATTTggaaaaagttgttttg GACCAATGTAAGGAAGATGACACCTTGGAGACTTTATTAGACAGCATAGGCAGTTTAAGACATATTTTGGAGTCCGCTAAAGATCCAGTGCCACTCGGTGATCAAGATGTAGAACCTGTGCTGCCCCCAGCGGACTCCCTGCAAAATCTGTTCAACAACAG GACCGTATATATATTGGCCGATGTAATGGATGAGCAACTGAAATCTTTGTCATTTTCACCATTCCAGCCTGATGACGCAGATGCAGATTTAGACATG GTGAAAGTTGACTTAATTGATCTCTCTGGCAAATGCTGTAGTGAGTTTGACTTAAAAGGAGAGTTGGAAAGATCGTTTTTGTTGGAGCCATCTTCACCTGGTCGGACAAAGATCACGAAAGGTTTTAAACTGGGAAAACACAAGCATGAAACATTTATTACAAG TGGAAAGTCTGAGTACATTGAGCCAGCAAAAAGAGCCCATTTTGTTCCTTTGCCACGTGGAAGAGGCCGAGGTGGATTTGGACAGGGAATGCGGCCACATGATCTTTTCCGTCAGAGGAAACAGAACACAAGCCGGCCACCTTCCATGCATGTGGATGATTTTGTAGCGGCTGAACGGAAAGAAGTGGCACCACCGGTTGGCATTCCTCCTCCCAAACGACTGCCAAAAGTGACTCAAAAGGTGTCCTCCCGTGGTGGGTTTCTTGGAAACAGAGGTGGTGGCAGAGGCACATTCCACAACCAAAGCAGGTTCTTCACTCCACCTGCTCCTAAAG TTAATTATAGCCGTCGGGAAGGAACTCGTATCCTCAACTGGAATGCACAAACAACGCCACGAGGCACTTATGTGGAAAGCAGAGGAGCACAAAGCAACTTTGACCGAGGAAACTTGCCTCCTCTTCGTCAAAGCTCTACAG gATACCGTCCAAATCCACGAGACAGGACTGTCAGAGGTCGTGGCGGCATTGGACCATCCTGGGCAAATGCTACGAATAGTGGGAATAGTTCACGGGGAAAATTTCTTGGTGGAAATGGCAGCAGGGGACGCCATGTACGGTCTTTTACTCGATAG